The genomic DNA GCTTCGCCCAGATCGAAGCCCAGGTTCCCCAGTGTCAGGCATAATACCCCTGCACCGACACCTTTGAGAAAACTCCGTCGGGTGCTTTTCATAAGACCTCTCCTTGTTTGAGCCTATCACATGCGCGTGGCCGAGGCAGGCGGGCGCGCAAAAAATCGCTGTGGCGACCTCTATGCGGACGCCCTCTTACGACAAAAAGAATCGAAGTCACCATATTACAAAAATCGTGATGTCGCAAGGACGTACGTTTTTTTATATTGGATTCTCAGTAGTTTGTGATATTTTTCCCACATGTTAAAATGTCATACCATTACAGACGCATACTCACCCCATTCGGCCCTGTCCCACGGTTGGCGGGCCAAAAACCCCTTTACGCCTTGCGTAATATCACACTGGAATCAATACTATTTTACTCAACCACCCTATTCGTTATTTTATGAAAAAAAATATGCCAAAAGGTAAAGAC from Desulfovibrio sp. includes the following:
- a CDS encoding twin-arginine translocation signal domain-containing protein → MKSTRRSFLKGVGAGVLCLTLGNLGFDLGEA